The Deltaproteobacteria bacterium genome includes a window with the following:
- a CDS encoding MotA/TolQ/ExbB proton channel family protein: MNFSSLSGLIAALAILIFGIFGSGASPKVFLDVHGILIVFGGTAAAALMCFPLPFYVQVAKVFAAKFLGKYRVRREMVITELVDLAKGVRDTPDYLKTKVKTIKTPFLSDALELINQGGMSEKEIDGILLKRASTLSKRYDQDAGVFKTVAKFPPAFGLMGTTLGMITLLQSLGGKDAQKLLGPAMAVGLVATFYGLTLANLVLIPIAENLSALNRDDENLRIIVIEGLRLVRQKQHPKYVEEYLKSHLLPSERASFKKGLK, from the coding sequence ATGAACTTTTCTTCTTTATCAGGTCTTATAGCTGCCTTAGCTATTTTAATATTTGGAATTTTCGGCTCAGGCGCCTCACCAAAAGTATTTTTAGATGTGCATGGAATTCTTATTGTTTTCGGAGGTACTGCAGCCGCTGCTCTCATGTGTTTTCCCTTGCCGTTCTATGTACAGGTAGCAAAGGTTTTTGCCGCGAAATTTTTAGGGAAATACCGAGTCCGAAGAGAAATGGTGATCACTGAGCTGGTCGATCTGGCAAAGGGAGTAAGAGACACTCCTGATTATCTAAAAACAAAAGTGAAAACCATTAAAACACCTTTTCTTTCTGATGCCTTGGAATTAATAAATCAGGGTGGGATGTCTGAAAAAGAAATAGATGGCATCCTCTTAAAGAGGGCTTCAACGCTTTCAAAACGCTATGATCAAGATGCCGGTGTGTTTAAAACCGTAGCTAAATTTCCTCCAGCATTTGGACTCATGGGAACCACTCTGGGAATGATTACATTGCTACAGTCACTTGGTGGAAAAGATGCACAAAAATTGTTGGGTCCAGCGATGGCTGTAGGACTCGTAGCCACGTTCTATGGTTTAACACTAGCCAATCTGGTTTTGATCCCTATTGCCGAAAACCTTTCCGCCTTAAATCGTGATGATGAAAACTTAAGGATTATTGTTATCGAGGGATTAAGACTAGTCAGACAAAAGCAACACCCTAAATATGTTGAGGAGTATTTAAAAAGCCACTTGCTGCCTTCTGAACGAGCTAGCTTCAAAAAAGGTTTGAAATGA
- a CDS encoding HalX domain-containing protein — MEILNSNSAPKKFKESSIEKVFSHIEGLEEEICRLQLKIDSIKNDNKILTKKNEQNQFNKELVESTINKFNSVMNECLRIDSEYQRSSREVHELQSKIDTLNSEITTAKMNSSDEIQRIKNNLGEEIQRIRTEKEENSAKVSNLISEVDNLNSKLKLSMELNEKTKHELAQNTAHLIELKAEKQNLSKTLDEANSELDKNLSLLKTMENEKQEQYLRHESINASLEENILALKNEVSKLELENGTSKETWIMEKQYYETEINSLLGEISSLLSEKDAVKASAKENQDQFEKSKKYFENVASQFECEISKLKEKNSDLIDYQNSLSGTLQHMSEEKHTLELKLKEQTELLSKEKGAHSLIAAQLNQREKQFSQFVLSQNQEKSKYQKIVSQLAREIQQAITLHPLNDYLSVTEKEISRLEWELKITPTLSGNRKSLETSIGMLIEQRDHLALLIRKSENLLQSKSSSLERILNSGILSETPPMPPLA, encoded by the coding sequence ATGGAGATTCTAAATTCAAATTCGGCGCCAAAAAAATTCAAGGAAAGTTCCATAGAAAAAGTATTTTCCCATATTGAAGGTCTTGAAGAAGAGATATGCCGATTACAGCTAAAGATTGATTCGATAAAGAATGACAATAAAATCCTAACAAAAAAGAATGAGCAGAATCAATTTAATAAAGAATTAGTGGAATCAACAATAAATAAATTTAACTCTGTAATGAATGAGTGCCTTCGAATTGATAGTGAATATCAAAGATCAAGTCGAGAAGTGCATGAATTACAATCGAAAATTGATACCTTAAATAGTGAAATAACAACTGCAAAGATGAATTCTAGTGACGAAATTCAGAGAATAAAGAATAATTTAGGTGAAGAAATTCAAAGAATTAGGACTGAAAAAGAGGAAAATAGTGCTAAAGTCTCGAATTTGATTTCGGAAGTGGATAATTTGAATTCTAAACTTAAATTGTCCATGGAACTAAATGAAAAAACCAAGCATGAGTTAGCTCAAAATACTGCTCACTTAATTGAGTTAAAAGCTGAGAAACAAAACCTGAGTAAAACTCTTGACGAGGCCAATTCAGAGCTAGACAAAAATCTTTCTCTTTTAAAGACAATGGAAAATGAAAAACAGGAACAGTACTTAAGACATGAGAGCATAAATGCTTCCTTAGAGGAAAATATTTTGGCTCTTAAAAATGAAGTCAGTAAATTGGAATTGGAGAATGGCACTTCAAAAGAAACCTGGATTATGGAAAAGCAATACTATGAAACTGAAATTAACTCATTGCTGGGTGAAATCAGTTCTTTGCTGAGTGAGAAGGATGCGGTTAAAGCCTCTGCAAAGGAAAATCAAGATCAGTTTGAAAAATCAAAAAAATATTTCGAAAATGTTGCTAGCCAATTTGAATGCGAAATATCCAAGCTAAAGGAAAAGAATTCGGATTTGATTGACTATCAAAACAGTTTATCCGGCACTTTGCAGCACATGTCTGAGGAAAAACACACTTTAGAACTCAAATTAAAAGAACAAACGGAGCTTCTTTCTAAAGAAAAGGGTGCTCACTCACTCATTGCTGCACAGTTAAATCAAAGAGAAAAACAGTTTTCTCAATTTGTCTTATCTCAAAATCAAGAAAAATCGAAATACCAAAAGATTGTGTCCCAGTTAGCTAGAGAAATCCAGCAAGCCATTACCTTGCATCCCTTAAATGATTACCTTTCAGTTACAGAAAAGGAAATCTCTAGGCTCGAATGGGAACTTAAGATCACTCCGACTCTTTCAGGAAACAGAAAATCATTAGAGACTTCAATTGGCATGCTCATAGAGCAGCGAGATCACCTAGCACTATTAATCAGAAAGAGCGAAAATCTTTTGCAATCAAAAAGTAGTTCCCTTGAAAGAATTTTAAATTCAGGAATTTTGAGCGAAACTCCGCCAATGCCTCCATTAGCATAA
- a CDS encoding LysM peptidoglycan-binding domain-containing protein: MIHEFKAKLIVELIVFSVLLVLTGCSFFSSKPISNQNQSAFRATAAPVANPIPVPIEVATEISEIMQGKTKNETGNRETKQLIETERLSGSDFKKKQQDASNKKDRKPSNSKTERYEVKQGDTLMKIAFEKYANIYRWREIYQTNKGKIKDFNRLESGTVLLIEGVEYVYIEKNGEAYFIIKDDSLVKISKKLYGTTSNWKVLWKNNPQLITDPNKIYAGFTLYYPKMNNQPADNIRTPASRNTKTLRINNK; this comes from the coding sequence ATGATTCATGAATTTAAAGCCAAATTAATAGTAGAATTGATTGTATTTTCAGTTCTATTGGTTTTAACTGGATGTAGTTTTTTTTCCTCTAAACCCATATCCAACCAGAATCAGTCGGCATTCCGCGCGACAGCTGCGCCAGTTGCTAATCCAATTCCAGTTCCCATTGAAGTTGCCACAGAAATATCAGAAATTATGCAGGGGAAAACAAAAAATGAAACTGGAAACAGAGAAACCAAGCAATTGATTGAAACTGAAAGATTAAGTGGTTCAGATTTCAAAAAAAAGCAGCAGGATGCTTCCAATAAAAAAGATCGAAAACCCTCGAATTCAAAAACTGAAAGATACGAAGTGAAACAAGGTGATACTTTGATGAAGATTGCTTTTGAAAAATATGCCAACATTTATCGATGGCGTGAAATCTATCAGACAAATAAGGGAAAAATTAAGGACTTCAATAGACTCGAATCTGGAACAGTACTGCTAATCGAAGGGGTTGAATACGTGTATATCGAAAAAAATGGAGAGGCCTATTTTATTATTAAAGATGATAGTTTGGTTAAAATTTCCAAAAAACTCTATGGCACGACATCAAACTGGAAAGTTCTTTGGAAAAACAACCCTCAACTCATCACTGATCCGAATAAAATCTATGCTGGGTTTACCCTCTACTACCCCAAAATGAATAATCAGCCAGCGGATAACATCAGAACTCCGGCAAGTAGAAATACAAAGACACTTAGAATCAATAATAAATAA
- a CDS encoding tetratricopeptide repeat protein has product MAKNPWFDLSIIFLCILNYIFLCGCSTPSFVVKSDPLQADVFVQDPKSSDKKPIGKTPLQLPLTEVRKTLGNSVGPGEFFNVIIEKQGFLPQTYAVPATKFGTMIVQYDIKLKPGNAPKEVRIAKEILDHIFVAQKLALLQQFERAQIELDKVIIPFPNFARALSMRASIYFAQKNYVESLKWYEEAIKNDPELDDAIKMIAKIKTLNGSNAKGSNL; this is encoded by the coding sequence ATGGCAAAGAATCCTTGGTTTGACTTATCTATTATTTTTCTCTGCATTTTGAATTATATTTTCTTGTGCGGTTGTTCAACACCTAGTTTTGTGGTTAAAAGCGATCCTCTTCAAGCTGACGTTTTTGTTCAAGATCCTAAATCAAGCGACAAAAAACCGATAGGCAAAACACCGCTACAACTACCTCTGACTGAGGTGAGAAAAACACTTGGAAACTCTGTAGGTCCGGGTGAGTTTTTTAATGTTATTATTGAAAAACAAGGTTTTTTACCTCAGACCTATGCCGTCCCGGCTACAAAATTTGGGACCATGATAGTTCAATATGATATCAAACTAAAACCAGGAAATGCGCCAAAGGAAGTTAGAATAGCTAAAGAAATTTTGGATCATATTTTTGTGGCGCAAAAACTGGCATTGTTGCAGCAGTTCGAAAGGGCGCAAATTGAACTTGATAAAGTAATCATTCCGTTCCCAAATTTTGCGCGCGCACTTTCAATGAGAGCTTCCATCTATTTTGCTCAGAAAAATTATGTTGAGAGTTTGAAATGGTACGAAGAAGCAATTAAAAATGATCCGGAACTTGATGATGCTATAAAGATGATTGCTAAAATTAAAACTCTAAATGGTTCCAATGCAAAGGGATCCAACTTATGA
- a CDS encoding fibronectin type III domain-containing protein translates to MGIMSVMSLFLIVFQTNWKCGLDIKFKRIITLFELILMSFSLSSCTIASDPEGNSGTSAILESINLVSYTESKALVKVIGSLPRISSVELNEVIFHTKLDCSDDPIGRGLQKDFLTTGIEIQVFIDKKTDIYIQSNTSSECHFLGSYTFTSSPPEPPTLSKMIPASPSRTSTTPTLFGKALPNSKVYFYKEPNCSTLLGNGSANDFSLIGIILNVPSDSQVEIYGQTRDPLNKVSICQLLTTYQHISSGPDPVVFSSTAPASPNNQSTNPTIKGVASSNSETVALYKDPGCSDLISSGTAADFNSIGFSINVNQNVSLTIYAKALDGNGNPSVCSYLTSYLFDNVAPLAPVFNSTNPTSPTRLTIYPQVKGIASVDTATVKFYNSPLCLVQTGLGSKMDFEGSGVFATVVQNSITPIYAKSFDFAGNGSACTYFLDFKNQTIAPDIPAFGGTTPASPNNLTPNPLIFGTASETTVSLDFYSDSTCNSSIGSGTASSFNGSGIQLNTPNIPNSINLTPIYATATDTEGNVSTCTQIATYGYSTAAAANATFIGSVPLSPSRTSTTPFIVGSAPISVAQVYLFKDVSCTQQIGSSTKNVFFAQGIQVNVLPNSVTTIYSKTLDVYGNYSNCSFLTSYTHDNVPLFDPLIISSTPSSPNNASSNPSILGSVVINVPGKILPMNQVKLYDSFLCINEVGSGTPNSFTTTGIQSTLVPNSVNSVYARAFDAAGNKSNCAYLLDYLFDNIPPGNPSLASATPMTPSYTRETNIVGVISSSQNLTALASVSIYLDSLCTNLITSVSPAQFTSSGVLLTSNRNTTTPFYAQVQDAVGNRSSCSLLVNFLHNDIGPANLMTTQNIDGSVNLNWNTDNTASPSPKYIIKKATKSGGPYTVIEWNNSGNSFKDSSVSNNKNYYYVVAATNNTGTSNNSSEAHRLVSAGAAQTATMLAATPGAKVVELSWQGYSPDMYYKVLRSTQHGGPYTEIKSGITSTTYKDTTPSNGTTYFYVVKGANPNGVSVQSNEAVARVLSAPSAPQNLEGFLIMQNPNCAGNPGITLTWTAPSYYSAFMVRRSAIPQSTQDYITTSATSYTDCNLNTNDTNFRANHYSVQTLWGPSSAYVRSPLSQTVGFSYYSGTNFVVNPGDNKMILSWTDIYPAESYQVWRSDQAGWPNSNYVLLDGNVYGTVYTDNTALNGTAYFYMVLANYQNNQTGGNGTEVGRTPSATSGVPSNLQITEDKGSGNPSLGWSAPEKYNYFNIYRSTALGGPYGYVGSSYVNSYIDNLSTPDFYYYQVVSVWGQVESPPTNIQSYRFGITNVTATASASQITLNFSSVSGANQYQIYRSLSETGSFSLIDTVASSPFVNSSSSPAAHPALSGQGYFYSVRPSFPDGTFGQHSSKVNAQLTSDNVPSGLTIVASSASSISLKWAKINNATLYYVYKATTSAGPYTLATTVSTNEAFVGGLIGNTDYYFKVESKVGTQVSNKSNFIQGLPVDMPEQPSYEKGNNQISLSWTALAGATSYILYRSSDLINYTPVLSSTLSTSFSDVGVTNGSIYFYKLEAVFSLYSWTSESTKGITPGITPAAPQGLALVETLSSTSVKLSWTSVSSANLYKVYLSSVSGGPWGTAVLSSSATIGIVLTGLTTGAVYYACVTALNGLLESGCSSEISFIPITPPSAPLVVATGVGIDLSWGSVAGAATYDIYRSTNKFIFEIIATGIAPTGYSDLTATAGQHYYYRYDPWNPSGNPYPWSAPSVDIVFGSSIAIPASLSLLSLDASNVVLNWAPSSQAANYKIYRSPVSGSGHVLINTLSASLNEYTDSGLSAGTDYYYTVSAVNSSGVESGKSNEVGIRMVTGPTSISTSNVANKVQISWSSLAGASSYVVSRSDSSGGPYGSVGTTASNSLLDSNIVNGKTYYYVVEAKFSGTIKSAISSESSISAIKVMNLQVPIELTDQTLASDVMAVTFNRAQVSLDTSEYDGTVSYDFEILATNADSNNSNVEIVDSSGITKATVIIPSGTSSFTRLRSSFIPNAGFDFYQLKLSATTNNSDVKIEQARILVTQVGASKTKVFIPLLASSRTPSSIDGSLPVESTTNNNYFVLNSSTEFIRDLTKYSKLIANSPWEFEVIVSSNGGKGVVSLFNQNLQLPVEDTEIEFSDSALTIVNSPFNDEIQNFSSPANDLNIFKVAMRCTKDCNLGAVNIYKAGIWISLSDLSKVELIFRNSLAKGSLLTPSIMEGGRTLIDLSQFSNPIFNFRVIASAPAGLSGDFMLLTGGVLDSGTAGTSIISGSNLSFSTMAPLSQQTVAPLSLIGNDRYMMKADPNGGELSLLESAITVNLSP, encoded by the coding sequence ATGGGGATAATGTCAGTGATGTCCTTGTTCTTGATAGTATTTCAAACAAACTGGAAGTGTGGATTGGACATTAAATTTAAGAGGATAATTACTTTATTTGAGTTGATCTTGATGTCATTTAGCTTGTCTTCATGCACTATTGCTTCAGATCCAGAGGGAAATAGTGGTACTTCTGCCATTCTTGAAAGCATTAATTTGGTTTCTTATACAGAATCAAAAGCCCTTGTAAAGGTTATTGGATCATTGCCAAGAATTAGTTCAGTAGAATTAAATGAAGTCATTTTTCATACCAAATTAGATTGCTCCGACGACCCCATTGGTCGAGGTCTACAAAAAGATTTTTTGACCACCGGTATCGAAATCCAAGTCTTCATTGATAAAAAAACAGATATTTATATTCAATCAAACACTTCAAGCGAATGTCATTTTTTAGGAAGTTATACTTTCACTTCATCTCCGCCAGAACCTCCCACTCTTTCTAAGATGATTCCCGCTTCCCCTTCAAGGACATCAACGACGCCAACACTTTTTGGGAAGGCATTACCAAACTCGAAGGTCTATTTCTACAAGGAACCTAATTGTTCCACCTTATTAGGAAATGGAAGTGCCAATGATTTTAGTTTAATTGGAATCATTTTAAATGTCCCTTCGGACAGTCAAGTTGAAATCTATGGACAAACAAGAGATCCATTAAATAAAGTATCTATCTGCCAACTTTTGACAACCTATCAACATATATCCAGCGGTCCAGATCCTGTGGTTTTTTCATCAACGGCTCCAGCTTCTCCGAACAATCAATCAACCAACCCAACTATTAAAGGAGTCGCATCTTCGAATTCAGAAACTGTGGCCCTATATAAAGATCCTGGCTGCTCCGATCTGATTTCTTCGGGAACAGCCGCTGATTTTAATTCAATAGGATTTTCAATAAATGTGAATCAAAATGTAAGTTTAACAATTTACGCTAAGGCCTTAGATGGAAATGGCAACCCATCTGTTTGCAGTTATTTAACAAGTTATCTTTTTGATAATGTGGCACCCTTAGCTCCCGTATTTAACTCGACAAACCCAACCTCCCCGACGAGGTTAACAATTTACCCCCAAGTTAAAGGAATCGCTTCCGTAGATACAGCAACTGTTAAGTTTTATAATTCTCCTTTGTGCCTTGTTCAGACAGGACTTGGAAGCAAAATGGATTTTGAAGGCAGCGGAGTTTTTGCAACTGTTGTTCAAAATTCAATCACGCCAATTTATGCAAAGTCATTCGATTTTGCAGGAAATGGTTCTGCTTGTACCTACTTTTTAGATTTTAAAAATCAAACCATTGCGCCAGATATTCCAGCATTCGGAGGAACAACACCGGCCTCACCCAATAATTTGACTCCCAATCCATTGATATTTGGAACAGCCTCTGAAACCACAGTGAGCTTAGATTTCTATTCAGATTCTACTTGCAATAGTTCTATAGGTTCAGGAACGGCTAGCAGCTTTAATGGAAGTGGTATTCAACTAAATACACCAAACATACCTAACTCGATAAACTTGACGCCGATATATGCCACAGCGACAGATACAGAAGGCAATGTCTCAACTTGTACACAAATTGCCACCTATGGTTACTCTACGGCCGCAGCAGCTAATGCCACTTTTATAGGTTCGGTACCCTTATCACCCTCCAGAACTTCAACCACACCCTTCATAGTTGGAAGTGCCCCCATTTCAGTGGCTCAAGTTTATCTCTTTAAAGATGTATCTTGCACTCAGCAAATAGGTTCTTCTACAAAGAATGTTTTTTTTGCTCAAGGAATTCAAGTTAATGTTTTACCCAATAGCGTGACAACAATTTACTCTAAAACACTTGATGTCTATGGAAATTATTCTAATTGTTCGTTTTTAACTTCTTACACCCACGACAATGTTCCTCTCTTTGATCCCTTAATTATTTCATCAACTCCGTCTTCGCCAAATAATGCTTCCTCAAACCCAAGCATTTTAGGCTCAGTCGTGATAAATGTTCCTGGCAAGATTTTACCTATGAACCAAGTAAAGCTCTATGACAGCTTTTTATGTATTAATGAAGTAGGTTCAGGAACGCCCAATTCTTTTACCACAACAGGAATACAATCCACCTTGGTTCCAAATAGTGTCAACTCAGTATATGCTAGAGCCTTTGATGCCGCAGGAAACAAATCAAATTGTGCCTATTTGTTAGATTATCTTTTTGATAATATTCCTCCTGGAAATCCATCCTTGGCATCTGCAACTCCCATGACGCCTTCCTATACCAGAGAGACCAACATTGTGGGCGTCATTTCAAGTTCTCAAAATCTCACGGCGCTCGCTTCCGTTTCCATTTATCTAGATTCCTTATGCACTAACTTGATCACATCAGTTTCACCGGCTCAATTTACTTCTTCAGGAGTCCTTCTTACTAGTAATCGCAATACCACGACGCCTTTTTATGCTCAAGTTCAAGATGCGGTTGGAAATAGATCAAGTTGTTCCCTATTAGTTAACTTTCTCCATAATGATATTGGTCCAGCGAATCTAATGACCACTCAAAATATAGATGGATCTGTGAACTTAAATTGGAATACTGATAATACGGCTAGTCCTTCTCCAAAATATATAATCAAAAAAGCAACTAAAAGTGGAGGGCCTTATACGGTTATCGAATGGAACAACTCAGGTAATTCATTTAAAGATAGTTCCGTATCTAACAATAAAAACTATTATTATGTGGTTGCAGCTACTAATAATACAGGAACTAGCAATAATTCATCCGAAGCCCATCGTCTTGTTTCCGCTGGCGCCGCTCAAACTGCAACAATGTTAGCTGCGACACCAGGAGCCAAAGTTGTTGAACTCTCTTGGCAAGGATATTCTCCAGATATGTACTATAAAGTTTTGCGATCGACCCAGCATGGAGGCCCTTATACTGAAATTAAGTCAGGAATTACAAGTACAACCTATAAAGACACAACTCCATCAAATGGCACGACGTATTTTTATGTTGTTAAAGGGGCGAATCCCAATGGAGTGAGTGTTCAATCCAATGAGGCTGTAGCCAGAGTTTTAAGTGCCCCTAGTGCTCCTCAAAATCTCGAAGGATTTTTAATTATGCAGAATCCTAATTGTGCCGGAAATCCTGGTATCACCTTAACTTGGACAGCACCAAGTTATTATAGTGCCTTTATGGTTCGAAGAAGTGCTATTCCTCAATCGACTCAAGACTACATAACGACATCCGCAACTTCATATACTGATTGCAATTTGAACACAAACGATACCAATTTTAGAGCGAACCATTATAGCGTCCAAACCCTATGGGGTCCATCTTCTGCTTACGTAAGGTCTCCGCTTTCCCAAACAGTAGGGTTTTCTTATTATTCAGGTACTAATTTTGTTGTCAATCCAGGGGATAATAAAATGATTCTTTCCTGGACAGACATTTATCCTGCTGAATCCTATCAAGTTTGGCGTTCAGACCAAGCCGGTTGGCCTAACTCAAATTATGTCCTCCTCGATGGGAATGTCTATGGGACAGTCTACACAGACAATACAGCACTGAATGGAACAGCTTATTTCTATATGGTATTAGCAAACTACCAGAACAATCAAACTGGAGGAAACGGCACCGAAGTGGGTAGGACACCAAGTGCGACATCTGGGGTCCCCTCTAACTTGCAAATTACCGAAGATAAGGGAAGTGGAAATCCATCTCTGGGTTGGTCTGCACCAGAAAAATATAATTATTTTAATATTTACAGATCTACTGCCTTAGGCGGCCCTTATGGCTATGTTGGCTCTTCTTATGTAAATTCCTATATCGACAACTTATCAACTCCAGATTTCTACTATTATCAGGTTGTGAGTGTTTGGGGTCAGGTAGAGTCACCACCCACAAATATACAATCTTATCGATTTGGTATAACCAACGTCACGGCTACGGCATCAGCAAGTCAAATAACACTTAATTTTTCATCGGTATCGGGTGCCAATCAATACCAAATTTATCGAAGTTTAAGTGAAACCGGATCCTTTTCACTCATTGATACAGTAGCATCAAGTCCTTTCGTAAATTCTAGCTCGTCCCCGGCCGCTCACCCTGCTTTGAGCGGGCAAGGCTATTTTTATTCCGTAAGACCCTCTTTCCCTGATGGAACTTTTGGACAGCATTCAAGCAAAGTAAACGCCCAACTTACAAGTGACAATGTTCCTTCGGGATTAACTATTGTAGCCTCTAGCGCCTCATCCATTTCACTTAAGTGGGCAAAAATTAATAATGCTACTCTCTATTACGTATACAAAGCGACAACCTCAGCAGGTCCTTACACTCTCGCCACAACAGTCTCTACTAATGAAGCTTTTGTCGGGGGATTGATTGGTAATACAGATTATTATTTCAAAGTGGAATCAAAAGTGGGAACCCAGGTTTCAAATAAATCTAATTTCATCCAAGGTTTACCTGTGGATATGCCAGAACAACCATCCTATGAAAAAGGAAATAACCAGATTAGTCTCTCATGGACGGCCCTTGCAGGTGCCACTTCCTATATTTTATACAGATCTTCTGATTTGATAAACTACACTCCCGTGTTGAGTTCTACCCTCAGCACCTCTTTTTCTGACGTGGGGGTGACGAACGGGAGTATCTATTTTTACAAACTAGAAGCTGTTTTTTCCTTATATTCTTGGACTTCCGAGTCAACTAAGGGAATCACACCAGGTATAACCCCCGCTGCTCCTCAGGGACTTGCCCTAGTTGAAACCTTATCTTCAACTAGTGTTAAATTAAGTTGGACATCGGTATCAAGTGCTAATTTATATAAAGTATATCTTTCTTCGGTTAGTGGTGGCCCCTGGGGGACTGCCGTACTTAGTAGTTCAGCAACCATTGGCATCGTCTTAACTGGTTTGACCACAGGGGCCGTTTACTATGCTTGTGTGACGGCATTAAATGGATTGCTTGAGTCTGGTTGTTCCTCAGAAATTTCCTTCATTCCAATCACCCCACCCAGCGCCCCTCTTGTCGTTGCAACGGGTGTAGGTATTGACCTCAGCTGGGGAAGCGTCGCCGGAGCGGCAACCTACGACATCTATCGATCCACAAACAAATTTATTTTTGAAATCATAGCTACTGGAATTGCCCCTACGGGATACTCTGATCTCACAGCAACAGCTGGTCAGCATTATTACTATAGATATGACCCATGGAATCCAAGTGGAAATCCGTATCCCTGGTCTGCCCCTTCAGTCGATATTGTCTTTGGATCATCCATTGCTATTCCAGCAAGTCTTTCTCTGCTTTCCCTGGACGCAAGCAATGTTGTCTTAAATTGGGCTCCCTCTAGTCAAGCTGCCAACTATAAAATTTATAGATCCCCAGTTTCGGGATCAGGACATGTATTAATTAACACGCTTAGTGCTTCTTTAAATGAATATACAGATTCTGGTCTATCCGCTGGAACAGATTATTATTATACAGTGAGTGCGGTAAATTCTTCAGGCGTTGAATCTGGAAAATCAAATGAAGTTGGAATAAGAATGGTAACAGGACCAACTTCTATTAGTACATCAAATGTAGCAAATAAAGTTCAAATATCTTGGAGCAGCCTAGCTGGAGCCAGCTCTTATGTGGTATCCAGAAGCGATTCCTCAGGAGGGCCCTATGGTTCTGTAGGGACAACAGCATCGAACAGTCTCCTGGATTCAAATATTGTTAATGGTAAAACATACTACTATGTCGTTGAAGCCAAATTTTCTGGAACGATAAAATCAGCTATTTCAAGTGAAAGTTCGATTTCTGCAATTAAAGTTATGAATCTTCAGGTCCCGATAGAGCTCACTGATCAAACACTGGCCTCGGACGTGATGGCGGTTACTTTTAATAGGGCGCAAGTAAGTTTAGATACTTCAGAATACGATGGAACCGTATCCTATGACTTTGAAATCCTAGCAACAAATGCAGATTCCAACAATTCAAATGTCGAAATTGTAGATTCCTCTGGAATAACCAAAGCAACTGTCATCATACCTTCTGGAACCTCTTCATTTACCAGATTAAGAAGCAGTTTCATCCCAAATGCAGGATTTGATTTTTATCAATTGAAGCTTAGCGCAACTACAAATAATTCAGATGTCAAAATTGAACAGGCAAGAATTTTGGTTACCCAAGTAGGGGCCAGCAAAACAAAAGTTTTTATCCCTCTCTTAGCCTCATCTAGGACACCATCAAGCATTGATGGTAGTTTACCCGTTGAAAGTACAACCAATAATAATTACTTTGTATTAAATAGTTCAACTGAATTTATCAGAGATTTAACCAAGTATTCAAAGTTAATAGCAAATAGCCCATGGGAATTTGAAGTCATCGTTAGTTCAAATGGCGGCAAAGGAGTTGTCTCCTTGTTTAACCAAAACCTTCAACTTCCTGTAGAAGACACAGAAATAGAATTTTCAGATAGTGCGTTAACGATTGTTAATTCACCTTTTAATGATGAAATTCAAAATTTTTCAAGTCCTGCAAATGATTTAAATATATTCAAAGTGGCAATGAGATGCACTAAAGATTGTAATTTAGGAGCTGTAAATATTTATAAAGCGGGAATCTGGATATCCTTGTCGGATCTTAGCAAAGTTGAGCTCATATTTAGAAATTCATTAGCAAAAGGCTCTCTCCTCACACCCTCTATAATGGAAGGAGGACGCACATTGATTGATCTTAGCCAATTTTCAAATCCAATATTCAATTTTCGAGTCATAGCCTCAGCGCCAGCTGGACTTTCAGGAGACTTTATGTTGCTTACTGGTGGTGTTTTGGATAGCGGCACGGCAGGAACAAGTATCATTTCTGGAAGTAATTTATCTTTTAGTACAATGGCACCTCTATCCCAGCAAACAGTGGCACCGCTTTCCTTAATCGGTAATGACAGGTACATGATGAAAGCGGATCCCAACGGTGGTGAACTGTCCCTTCTAGAGTCAGCGATAACCGTTAATCTCTCTCCATAG